One stretch of Diabrotica undecimpunctata isolate CICGRU chromosome 5, icDiaUnde3, whole genome shotgun sequence DNA includes these proteins:
- the LOC140441174 gene encoding uncharacterized protein yields the protein MPPVRWKAIYATIICCQFLVLVSSNSMQDPITMTSDGWRPIVGSRRQPPGFETDMRLSQYKSPRQNTETEIIKSESPITITTPESEQHEEIESSTKALSNLNAGPAQTQNTGNKIAPHSKFNSPKYQTIPPNAVSLGRPSQYGFRKHPMPAKPVKTVTHIVPAPKRKTPPRGPMGSHSTRNEVYIHPTGSLNFPYIKQGPSNVRTRETQGLGVFGTQNHFTVNQPNSHVEINRFPSLSDNVFEQYKSPGVSFIIPKGKNGQDEYSRNLVPPPPSRNLAVEKEKLKNAKIPKFKDSTAAVSEPVLEFHENYAVKPQIQDNLVHAPVVNYDQTFGLQKPFKIKHPAAIDVEVTKENLKVYHNILPNRFKTGSGDYIDYDYHTVPTPAAIPKLQTYEVTEGKWQDNPNPFTFSYLKPGDIPQGAHSHRHQQPIGPQITNEPIVELNLPPFLPTPYRPDPAYPTSPTQSEASTVFSQVSKKMNKFKNAALNNNPLFFDIKEVSTHYPILGRPAFVQEQTESPINDNEIGNEVTTQREESTTKKRRRRPQPRRPTPSTTTTTTTEEPPATEAYVPVNVNEELPAETEKPPPKRLRTRPNRYRVPTGSGAINQDIQENPIQYRTTTPSSENEENSGEKKVRGRNRYRQRGSGIKDPSDVRNSVYRKRTRPTTTTTSKPANHKMVNSEYNEPAENNGFKSKYFYHSDLETTPKPQRIVDYEEAIMSYEDKSEVSYESTSSGNLIEDIGYKGLRTTITPEETTVLNIRNPENEIDSVTVPPQYQTEEEQIVDTTVVTTIPTTTTTEALTTTKVSRIKTRPTNFKTSNRPRFSVKDYRQRLNQFTTSTPSTTTDIVKTTSEGSRIRFPARLRTRPTHSSTTTAPPPAEETTTEVVIRRRFKPKDPRHSTTTELPNIIPETNIKSVNTRLRPFDRYKTSTEASPKAKVSIKPSIYLNRRKPSINMRNKLNKPEELPVKEKEPEEKQEEDKEDSELTTEYQSVKISTPSDAHLTTLDVNEDDYSQRVSDLTSSFKSEYDTPGLFKNVAPVSRRVPNYFTISTEDPILPIEAFFPGINEKDKDT from the exons CTACAATCATCTGCTGTCAGTTTTTGGTACTAGTGTCTTCAAATAGTATGCAG GATCCAATTACGATGACATCTGATGGATGGAGGCCGATTGTGGGTAGCAGAAGACAACCACCTGGCTTCGAGACGGATATGCGGCTATCTCAATATAAAAGTCCTAGGCAAAATACAGAAACCGAAATTATTAAATCTGAAAGTCCGATTACGATTACAACGCCAGAATCTGAACAACACGAAGAAATTGAAAGTTCAACAAAAGCTTTAAGCAACTTGAATGCAGGACCGGCGCAGACACAGAATACTG GTAATAAGATTGCTCCACACAGCAAATTTAACTCGCCAAAATATCAAACCATTCCTCCTAACGCAGTGTCTTTAGGACGACCTTCACAATATGGTTTTAGGAAACATCCAATGCCTGCAAAACCAGTAAAGACGGTAACACACATTGTACCCGCTCCAAAAAGAAAAACTCCTCCTAGGGGGCCGATGGGGTCACACAGTACAAGAAACGAAGTGTACATACATCCTACAGGTTCAT taaacTTTCCCTATATCAAACAAGGACCCAGCAACGTAAGAACACGAGAAACACAAGGTCTTGGTGTATTCGGAACACAAAATCATTTTACTGTTAATCAGCCAAACTCTCACGTGGAAATAAACCGTTTTCCGTCATTAAGCGATAACGTTTTCGAACAATATAAGAGCCCTGGTGTTTCTTTTATTATTCCAAAAGGGAAAAACGGGCAGGATGAATACAGCAGAAATTTGGTACCACCACCACCCTCTAGAAATTTGGCAGTAGAGAAGGAAAAGTTGAAGAATGCAAAGATTCCTAAGTTTAAGGATAGTACGGCAGCAGTATCCGAACCTGTATTGGAGTTTCACGAAAATTATG ctGTGAAACCACAAATACAAGACAACTTAGTGCACGCACCAGTAGTAAACTACGACCAGACTTTTGGTTTACAAAAGCCATTTAAAATTAAACATCCTGCTGCAATCGATGTTGAAGTTACCAAAGAGAATTTGAAAGTGTATCATAATATTTTACCAAATAGATTCAAGACAGGTAGTGGTGACTATATAGACTACGATTACCATACAGTACCCACTCCAGCTGCTATTCCAAAGTTACAGACCTATGAAGTAACAGAAg gtAAATGGCAAGATAATCCTAATCCTTTCACATTTAGCTACCTTAAACCAGGCGATATCCCCCAAGGTGCTCACAGCCACAGACATCAACAGCCAATTGGACCTCAAATAACAAACGAACCGATCGTTGAACTTAATCTTCCTCCTTTCCTCCCTACTCCTTACAGACCCGATCCAGCTTATCCCACCTCTCCAACCCAAAGCGAAGCTTCCACGGTATTTTCGCAAGTCAGCAAGAAAATGAATAAATTTAAGAATGCAGCACTGAATAACAATCcattattttttgatattaaagAAGTCTCGACGCACTATCCAATTCTGGGAAGACCTGCATTTGTACAAGAACAAACTGAGAGTCCCATTAATGATAACGAAATAGGAAACGAGGTGACTACTCAACGAGAAGAAAGCACTACAAAGAAAAGAAGAAGGAGACCTCAACCAAG AAGACCAACACCATCCACTACTACTACAACTACGACAGAAGAACCGCCAGCGACCGAAGCGTACGTGCCAGTAAATGTAAACGAAGAACTGCCAGCGGAAACAGAAAAACCTCCTCCAAAACGTTTACGTACCAGACCTAATAGATATAGGGTCCCTACGGGAAGTGGTGCCATAAATCAAGACATTCAAGAGAATCCCATTCAGTATAGAACCACTACCCCTTCTAGTGAAAATGAAGAAAATAGTGGAGAAAAGAAAGTTAGAGGAAGAAATCGGTATAGGCAAAGAG gtAGCGGAATTAAAGACCCTAGTGACGTAAGAAATTCCGTATATCGTAAACGAACCAgaccaacaacaacaacaacctCGAAACCAGCAAATCACAAAATGGTTAACTCAGAATACAACGAACCAGCAGAAAACAACGGATTCAAATCAAAGTACTTCTACCACTCTGATTTGGAAACAACACCTAAACCTCAAAGAATTGTTGACTACGAAGAAGCCATCATGAGCTACGAAGATAAAAGCGAAGTTAGCTATGAGAGTACTTCCAGCGGCAACTTAATTGAAGATATTGGATATAAGGGATTAAGAACTACTATAACTCCTGAAGAAACTACTGTG ttaaatattCGTAACCCTGAAAATGAAATCGATTCTGTTACGGTTCCTCCACAATATCAAACTGAGGAAGAACAAATAGTGGATACAACAGTAGTTACGACGATTCCTACAACTACCACAACGGAAGCACTAACTACTACAAAAGTAAGCAGGATTAAGACAAGGCCTACCAATTTCAAAACATCCAATAGGCCGAGGTTTAGTGTAAAGGATTACAGGCAGCGGTTAAATCAATTTACAACAAGTACACCATCTACTACGACTGATATTGTAAAAACTACATCGGAAGGTTCTAGAATTAG attTCCGGCAAGGCTAAGAACAAGGCCAACACATTCCTCTACAACAACTGCTCCTCCACCCGCAGAGGAAACCACAACGGAAGTAGTAATACGTAGAAGGTTTAAACCTAAAGATCCCAGACACTCAACAACGACAGAACTACCAAATATCATTCCCGAGACTAACATTAAGTCAGTAAATACAAGGTTAAGACCATTTGATCGATACAAAACAAGTACAGAAGCTAGTCCGAAGGCTAAAGTCTCAATTAAACCATCTATTTACTTAAACAGAAGAAAGCCATCTATAAACATGAGAAATAAGTTAAATAAGCCAGAAGAATTACCTGTAAAAGAAAAGGAACCCGAAGAAAAACAAGAAGAGGATAAAGAAGACTCTGAACTTACAACAGAATACCAGTCTGTTAAAATAAGTACTCCTAGCGATGCGCATCTAACAACACTTGATGTTAACGAAGATGACTATTCGCAGAGAGTATCTGATTTAACCTCTTCGTTCAAGAGTGAATACGATACTCCTGGGTTATTCAAAAACGTAGCTCCTGTCAGCAGGAGGGTACCCAACTATTTTACCATTTCGACAGAAGATCCTATTTTACCAATCGAAGCGTTCTTCCCGGGCATCAACGAGAAGGATAAAGATACTTGA
- the LOC140442116 gene encoding uncharacterized protein, whose product MPRQYKRREEAKKRTPVDSQKLKEAVLDVINNGTSLKGTASRYQINVMTLKRYVRRQRSENVEITYYPDYKKAQIFTNAEENMFKDYLDVASKLHHGLTTKQAKELAYEFAVRNNKKIPASWNKHKQASYDWLYGFLKRMKTLSLRSPEATSLTRGTSFNRNNVSKFFINLKTVLESKGAKQVGKITSGERGPTVTLCGAIKAIGNHIPPFLVFPRKLWQDRMIDHSPPGTTGVVYESGWMTASNFVKFLEHFQKHVKATTDNKSLIIMDNHDSHVSLEAITYAKAHRIVLLTIPPHTSHKLQALDTSVFGPLKSFYNTACDDWMVAHPGRTITIYEVGGCLAYAFPLAFTPRNIESGFRVTGTIWPFNSNIFTDEDFMSAYVTDREDPENKSTLSQFDVAQPAIDNNNQPSTSTGTFTTPEIIRPHSSSGSISHNQQLRRTLIEDEN is encoded by the coding sequence atGCCACGTCAATACAAAAGGAGGGAAGAAGCAAAGAAAAGAACACCAGTCGACAGCCAGAAGTTAAAAGAAGCTGTATTAGACGTTATTAATAACGGAACGTCTCTCAAGGGAACGGCAAGTCGTTATCAAATAAATGTTATGACATTAAAAAGATACGTTCGCCGACAACGATCTGAAAATGTTGAAATAACCTATTATCCTGATTACAAGAAGGCTCAAATTTTTACAAATGCAGAGGAAAAtatgtttaaagattatttggatGTTGCCAGCAAATTACACCATGGCCTTACAACCAAACAAGCAAAAGAACTAGCATACGAGTTTGCcgtaagaaataataaaaaaatacctgCTTCGTGGAATAAACATAAGCAAGCCAGTTACGACTGGCTATACGGATTTCTGAAGAGGATGAAGACCTTATCACTACGATCTCCGGAAGCAACCAGTCTTACTAGAGGAACTAGCTTCAACAGAAACAATGTAtcaaaatttttcataaatttaaAGACAGTTCTTGAAAGCAAAGGTGCAAAACAGGTTGGTAAAATTACGTCAGGGGAACGTGGACCAACAGTAACTCTTTGTGGTGCAATCAAAGCAATTGGAAATCATATACCgccttttttggtttttcctcgAAAACTTTGGCAAGATCGCATGATTGATCATAGCCCACCAGGGACCACCGGCGTAGTTTATGAAAGTGGATGGATGACCGCTTCTaatttcgtcaaatttttggaacattttCAAAAACATGTAAAGGCGACTACCGACAATAAATCTTTAATCATAATGGACAATCACGATAGCCACGTTAGTCTGGAAGCCATAACGTATGCCAAAGCACACAGAATAGTTCTTCTTACCATACCACCACATACGTCGCATAAGCTCCAGGCGTTAGACACGAGTGTATTTGGCCCTCTCAAGAGTTTTTATAATACTGCCTGTGATGATTGGATGGTGGCGCACCCAGGAAGGACAATTACAATATATGAAGTCGGAGGATGCTTAGCTTACGCTTTCCCCCTAGCTTTTACTCCACGTAATATTGAGAGTGGATTCAGAGTTACGGGTACTATATGGCCTTTCAATTCCAATATTTTTACCGATGAAGATTTTATGTCGGCGTATGTTACTGATCGCGAAGATCCGGAAAACAAATCCACTTTATCTCAGTTTGATGTTGCACAACCAGCCATAGATAACAATAATCAACCCTCCACTTCTACTGGCACTTTCACCACCCCTGAAATTATTAGACCACATTCCTCAAGTGGATCCATTTCACATAATCAACAACTACGACGAACACTAATTGAGGACGAAAATTAG